Proteins co-encoded in one Dendrosporobacter quercicolus genomic window:
- a CDS encoding tyrosine-type recombinase/integrase, whose amino-acid sequence MISTPGQNGDLTITFHKLRHDYASRLSASGVSIKDAQYRLGHSTIQMLLNVYTHRISGGQEQIASWLNALFPTAPSTMKHHFIDRLENAVSAALLYGCCSRKRLRAGKPRGSPRLPPGAAGPRQSVASCKNVLLQQHRAWSVTAPAALWGLFYLHQAAARKKTAGITGSLPAKTA is encoded by the coding sequence ATGATTTCAACTCCTGGTCAAAACGGCGACCTTACTATCACCTTTCATAAACTGCGGCACGATTACGCCAGCCGCCTCTCGGCAAGCGGCGTCAGTATCAAAGACGCCCAGTACCGGCTGGGCCACAGTACCATACAAATGTTGCTCAATGTCTACACCCACAGGATATCCGGCGGGCAGGAACAAATTGCCTCATGGCTCAATGCATTGTTTCCGACTGCCCCCTCGACCATGAAACACCACTTCATTGACCGTTTGGAAAATGCAGTTTCCGCCGCGTTGTTGTACGGTTGTTGTAGCAGAAAACGACTGAGGGCGGGCAAACCGCGGGGCAGCCCCCGGTTGCCGCCCGGCGCAGCCGGGCCGCGTCAGTCAGTTGCATCCTGCAAGAATGTCCTCCTGCAGCAACATCGTGCCTGGTCTGTCACCGCCCCCGCAGCGTTGTGGGGGCTTTTTTATCTTCACCAGGCTGCTGCCCGCAAAAAAACTGCCGGCATTACCGGCAGCCTCCCTGCAAAAACTGCATAA
- a CDS encoding SymE family type I addiction module toxin has protein sequence MAIMGKSTRILTVYYTYQNGATRPLIRLQGKWLQELGFLPGAKIEVQENKGSLFIKARPLPEPCRRGTVGGNDADR, from the coding sequence ATGGCTATTATGGGAAAGAGTACTCGCATCCTCACCGTCTACTATACCTATCAGAACGGCGCGACCCGGCCATTAATCCGTTTGCAGGGCAAATGGCTGCAGGAGCTTGGCTTTTTACCCGGCGCTAAAATCGAAGTGCAAGAAAACAAGGGCAGCCTGTTCATCAAGGCCCGCCCCTTGCCGGAGCCATGCCGCCGGGGAACGGTAGGCGGTAACGATGCTGACCGTTGA